Genomic segment of Verrucomicrobiia bacterium:
ATGAACGAGATGAACCCGAGCATCAGGACCGCATACACCAGCGTCTTGTAGCCCCACAACGGCTTGCGGGTGTTGTTGGCGATGATTTCCGCCACGATGCCCAGCGCCGGCAGGATGAGCACGTAAACCTCCGGATGCGCGAGGAACCAGAACAGGTGCTGCCACAACAGCGGACTGCCGCCGCCGCTGATGTTGGCGAGATGACCGCCCACGGCCAGGCCGGTGGGCAGGAAGAAGCTCGTTCCGGCCACCTTGTCCATGAGCTGCATCACGCCCGCGGCTTCAAGCGGCGGGAACGCCAGCAGCAGAAGGAAGTTGGCCACGAACTGCGCCCAGACGAAGAACGGCAGCCGCATCCACGTCATGCCCGGCGCGCGCAATTGAATGATGGTGGCGATGAGGTTCACGGAGCCGAGCAGTGACGAGCTGATCAGGAACACCATGCCAATCAGCCAGTAGGTCTGACCGTTGGTGGGCACCGCCGCCGCCAGGGGCGGATAAGACGTCCAGCCGGCCTGCGCCGCGCCGCCTGGCACGAAGAAGCTGGTGAACATCACGATGCCGCCAATGAAGTAGAACTGGTAGCTGACCATGTTCAATTTCGGATAAGCCATGTCGATGGCGCCGATTTGCAGCGGCACGAGATAGTTGCCGAAGGCGCCAACCGCCAGCGGCACGATGGCCAGGAAGACCATGATCGTCCCGTGCATCGCACCGAAGGAATTGTAAAGGTCCGGCGAAATCGCATAGCCCGTCAGATTGCCGGCCGAATCTTTCACCGCCGTGGCCACGTCGCCGAGCAAGGAGTGCAGCAACGGACCAAAAACCGGCAGGCCCTCCCCCGGATGCGCAATCTGCCAGCGCATCATCAGCATCAGGCAGAAGCCGAACAGCATGAACAGCAGCGCCGTGACGCCGTATTGAATGCCCACGACCTTGTGGTCCGTGGAAAAAATGTAGGTGCTCCAGAAACCGCCGTGCGCGTGTTCGTCGTCGTGCGCCAGCGCGTGCGTGTGAGGTGCTGCGTGGGATGGTGCCTGCATGGCTAAATGGTTTGTGGTTGCTTCGGTCTCTTCAGCGCGTGGCCCGCTCATTTCACCTTGTCCAACACCAGCAACGTGAGCAGGAGTGGCAGGTAAATGATGGAGCTTAAAAATAATTGCCTGGCGCTGCGCAGCGTCAGGCGGCGCGAAAAATGAAAGGCAAAGGCACAATAGGCGCCCCCCAGCACCAACGCACCCGCCAGATAAAACGGCCCGGCCAGTTTGAACAGAAACGGCAGCAGACTCATGGGCAGCAGCGCCAGCGTGTGGCTCACGGCTTGCGCGCCCGTCCGGGAACCGTCGGCGTCCACCGCCGGGAGCATCACAAAGCCGGCCTTGGCATATTCGTCACGATACATCCAGGCGATCGCAAAAAAGTGGGGAATCTGCCAGAACGCCAGAATGCCGAACAACGCCCAGCCGCCGCTCAGTTCACCTCGGGCCGCGGTCCAGCCCATCAACGGCGGGAGCGCGCCGGGAATGGCGCCGATGGCGGTGTTCAACCACGTAACGCGTTTGAGCGGGGTGTAAAGGAACAAATAGGTCAACAGGGTGACTGCGCCGAGGACGCTGGTGAGCGGATTAACAGCAAGCGCGAGGTAAATGACCCCGGCCACGGAACAAACCCCGCCAAAGAGCAGCACCGATTCGGGTGTCATCCGGCCCGAGGGCAGCGGACGGGACTGGGTCCGGCGCATCCGCGCGTCAAAGTCGCGTTCGAGCAGTTGATTCAGCGCCGCGGCACCGCTCGCAAGCAGCGCCGTGCCCAGGACCGCGTGCAGCATTAACAGGTAATCCGTTTCGCCCTGCGTCCCAACGTAGAAACCCACCAGCGTCGTCAGCAAAACCAACAGCGTCAGCCGCGCTTTGGTGAGGTCACACAGGACCGCCACCCAGCTCTTTTCGGCTGCTTTGGCTTCGGCAATGGACGAATACGTCGCCTTCATTTAATCAATGGACCAGTTGCGCTTGGGCTGCGGCGGACGGTCTGGCGGGTTCGCCGCAGACCGCCTCAGATGCCAAAAAAGCACGCTTACCGCAACAACGGAAATGAATGATGGAGATTAGCGCCCCACTCACCAGCGTCACGGCGCCCACCACCACGTGCAGCGTGGCCACGTCCGCCGCCTTGTTGGACCAGATGGTCCACGCGCCCAGACCGGCCTGCGTCAACACCAGCAGCAGCCAGCCCCACGCGAGCCGGCGCAAAACATGGCCGCGCGGAACCGCTTGGTTGATTTTCACCAGACAGGCCGTCACCGCGAACAGGATGGCCAGTGCCATCAGCCGGTGCGCCATCTGCAAATTGATCTGAAATGCCGTAATGGGGTTTTGAGCCAGCACTTCGACACGTTCAGCATTGTAACGCGCCACGGCTTCCGGGCTGGTGTCCGGCCACCAATGACCGTGGGCCGTCGGAAAATCGGCAATCGAAAGGCCGGCGTGTTGATGGCGCATCGTCGCGCCCATGATGAGCTGGCAAAAGACCAGGCCCGTGGTGATCACCAACATCCAGCCCATGGCCGGGCTCGCGTCGCGGAGCCGCGAACGTTCGGTGGCAGACCACCAACGGCTCGTCAGCAGCGCGATGACACCGAGCAAAACCAGGAAAATTTGCCCCAGACATCCGTGGAAAACCCCGAACCAAACCCCCAGTTTGGTGCCCGCAAACACGTGGGCATCCAGCACGACGCGTAGTCCGCCCAACAAACCCTGCAATTGGACCAGCCAGAAAGCCAGCCAGCCCAGCCGCGGCAGCGGCCGGGGCGCCGGTTCGTGGCGCACCCAAACGATTGCTGCGAGCAAAACAACCCCGCCAATGCCGGAAAGAAAGTGGCCGGCGCCCTGCCATTCGGACCCGAGCCAGAACAATCCTTGACCGGCAGCGATTTCCAATCCGCCGACAATGGCCAGCGGCAGCCGGGCGCGCCGTCCGCCCAGCCAGCGCGTCAGCGCCACCACCAACACGCCCACCGCCGATGCCCACAACCGGTGCGTGTGCTCTTGAAACACGCCGCCGGTCAACCAGGTGGAAACCGGCAGCGCAAACATGTTGTAACCGTAGCTGGTGGGCCAGTCCGGCACGGACATTCCGACGCCATGGCTCGTCACGAGACCGCCCATGGCGATCAAGCCCAAGGCACACAGCCAGACCAACAGCGCAAAGCGATGCAACGCCAGGTTGGATTTGGTTTCGGGCATTTCGTGGGCTTGGCCGGAAAACGGAAACCGCTGCGGCATACACCAGCCGCAGCGGCTCCCTTAGAAAAGGACAACTTACTTGGCTTCCAACGTGAAGTCGGCTTTACCGCCCGCATCAGTGACCTCGACTTCTTGAGTCGCGTCGCCGGCTTTGCGGTGCCAGACATGGATCTTGTATTTGCCCGGTGGCACATTCGCGATCTTGAACGCACCGTTTGCGTCGGTGACCGCGAAATACGGATGATCCACCACCGTCACGTAAGCGAACATCCACGGATGCACGTCGCACTTGAAGCGCAGGAAGTTCTCCGCCTTGGGGAACGAAAAGGTCAAATCGGCCGAGTTCGGCATCTGGGCCTGATTCAACTCCTGATTACCTTCCGTGGTCGGCGTGGTATGAACGTTGTGCAGCACCGGGTCGGAGTTTTTCACCACAATCTTTTGTCCCGTTTGAACGGCCAGGATCTGCGGGTGGTAGTTGCACGCTTTTTGGTCCAATTCGACGGACGGCGCACTTGCCCCGCTTGATTTGCCGCCGGGAACGCCTTCGATAATGACAACACAATTGGCGAGTTCGCCTTTTGCTCCCACGATGTAGTGAGCCGTCTTGGGCGTTTCGGTCACCAGCTTGCCACAGTTTGGGTCGTCCTTCAGCGGGGTGATTTCCTTTTCCGCCGGCGGGGTGCCTTTGAGGGTAACGGTTCCAGTGACATCAGCGGCGTTCAGGGCGCACGCCATGCTGACAACAGTCAATGCAGCCAACAGGTTCTTCATAGGTGGTTGAATATGCTACTTAACAAGTAACATTGCGCAGCCTAACAGTTCGCGCGCAACCCGGCAAGCCAGCCGCACGGTCACCCAACAAGTTTCGCAACGGCTAATCTTTTACATTACCGCACAATTGACGCGGTCGAGTTCCCAGCCAATGCGCGATCGCCCGAATCAGAGGGTGCCCCGCTGCGCTGCTAGGGCGAATCATTTTCAGCCGCCCTCCGGCTGCGTAACCGGCTGTTCGCATTGGCGAGCCGGCCACAAATCGGTAAGCTGCCACCTGCAACCGCGTTCATCATGATGTCAGAACCGCAGCCCCTGCCCCACCTGTCCACCGCCGTCGACGCGGCGGATGTGCGGCATTCGTGGCATCCGTTCACGCAGATGCGCGAGTATCTGGACCACCCGCGCCTCCACATCGCCCGCGCCAAGAGTTGCTGGCTGTTCGATACGGACGGCAATCGCTACTTCGACGGCACCGCCTCGCTCTGGACGAACGTTCACGGCCACGGCGATCCCGACCTCGACGCGGCGCTCCGTGCGCAGTTGGATCAAGTCGCGCACACGACGCTGCTCGGCATCAATCATCCGCAGGCCGCCGCGTTGGCAGAGGAACTCGCCACGCTTACGAACGGCAAACTCAGCCGCTGCTTCTTCAGCGACAACGGCTCCAACGCCGTCGAGATCGCGCTCAAACTTTCCTTTCAATACTGGCAGCTCACCGGCAAACCCGAGAAGCGCGGCGTCATCGGCCTGACGGGCGGCTATCACGGCGACACCTTCGGCACGATGGCTGTCGGCGACAGCGGCGGTTTTCACGAACGTTTTGCTCCGTGGTTATTTCCGGCAAAGCACATTCCGGCGCCGATTCATGTGGAATGCGCGGGCAAAGTCGTTCGCTCCGACGCCTCGCAATCTCTC
This window contains:
- the cyoE gene encoding heme o synthase: MKATYSSIAEAKAAEKSWVAVLCDLTKARLTLLVLLTTLVGFYVGTQGETDYLLMLHAVLGTALLASGAAALNQLLERDFDARMRRTQSRPLPSGRMTPESVLLFGGVCSVAGVIYLALAVNPLTSVLGAVTLLTYLFLYTPLKRVTWLNTAIGAIPGALPPLMGWTAARGELSGGWALFGILAFWQIPHFFAIAWMYRDEYAKAGFVMLPAVDADGSRTGAQAVSHTLALLPMSLLPFLFKLAGPFYLAGALVLGGAYCAFAFHFSRRLTLRSARQLFLSSIIYLPLLLTLLVLDKVK
- a CDS encoding cbb3-type cytochrome c oxidase subunit I, translating into MQAPSHAAPHTHALAHDDEHAHGGFWSTYIFSTDHKVVGIQYGVTALLFMLFGFCLMLMMRWQIAHPGEGLPVFGPLLHSLLGDVATAVKDSAGNLTGYAISPDLYNSFGAMHGTIMVFLAIVPLAVGAFGNYLVPLQIGAIDMAYPKLNMVSYQFYFIGGIVMFTSFFVPGGAAQAGWTSYPPLAAAVPTNGQTYWLIGMVFLISSSLLGSVNLIATIIQLRAPGMTWMRLPFFVWAQFVANFLLLLAFPPLEAAGVMQLMDKVAGTSFFLPTGLAVGGHLANISGGGSPLLWQHLFWFLAHPEVYVLILPALGIVAEIIANNTRKPLWGYKTLVYAVLMLGFISFIVWAHHMYLTGMGTKIATFFQTTTMIISIPSVIILTCLLLSLWGGSIRFNTPMLFATAFLPMFAIGGLSGLPLGFNFSDIHLHDTYYVIGHFHYVVAPGTIFALFAGIYFWFPKVTGRSMNEFWGRVHFWGSLIFMNLIFMPMFSQGMGGMLRRMSDGGANYLLRPELRYLNHVILWAAVGLGLSQIPFIINFFHSIKNGQKVTSDNPWEATTLEWQTPTPPGHGNFNKPIEVFRGPYEYSVPGHDTDFTPQNEPPKA
- a CDS encoding COX15/CtaA family protein; translation: MPETKSNLALHRFALLVWLCALGLIAMGGLVTSHGVGMSVPDWPTSYGYNMFALPVSTWLTGGVFQEHTHRLWASAVGVLVVALTRWLGGRRARLPLAIVGGLEIAAGQGLFWLGSEWQGAGHFLSGIGGVVLLAAIVWVRHEPAPRPLPRLGWLAFWLVQLQGLLGGLRVVLDAHVFAGTKLGVWFGVFHGCLGQIFLVLLGVIALLTSRWWSATERSRLRDASPAMGWMLVITTGLVFCQLIMGATMRHQHAGLSIADFPTAHGHWWPDTSPEAVARYNAERVEVLAQNPITAFQINLQMAHRLMALAILFAVTACLVKINQAVPRGHVLRRLAWGWLLLVLTQAGLGAWTIWSNKAADVATLHVVVGAVTLVSGALISIIHFRCCGKRAFLASEAVCGEPARPSAAAQAQLVH
- a CDS encoding carboxypeptidase regulatory-like domain-containing protein, with protein sequence MKNLLAALTVVSMACALNAADVTGTVTLKGTPPAEKEITPLKDDPNCGKLVTETPKTAHYIVGAKGELANCVVIIEGVPGGKSSGASAPSVELDQKACNYHPQILAVQTGQKIVVKNSDPVLHNVHTTPTTEGNQELNQAQMPNSADLTFSFPKAENFLRFKCDVHPWMFAYVTVVDHPYFAVTDANGAFKIANVPPGKYKIHVWHRKAGDATQEVEVTDAGGKADFTLEAK